The proteins below are encoded in one region of Fibrella aestuarina BUZ 2:
- a CDS encoding aminopeptidase P N-terminal domain-containing protein, producing MRYSPIDSQLFVQNRQRLTQLLPGKAMVILNANDILPTNADGTLPFRQSSDLFYLSGVDQEESRLVLFPEHPDPKFREVLFLRETSELIEIWEGHKLTKAEAEATSGIPQKQIYWNTQFEAIFTQMVFEAQVVFLNANEHTRNGNEVETREARFVADFKRQYPLHTLARLAPLMHQLRAIKLPQEVALLQQAIDITDGMFRRLLGFVKPGVWEYEIEAEMMHEFLRNRSRGAAYTPIIASGKNACVLHYIENNAQCQAGEVLLLDLGAEYANYNADMTRSIPVSGRFTPRQRAVYDAVLRVMRAATQLLVTGNIWDNYHREVGKIMESELIGLGLLDRHEVAKQDPDAPLYKKYFMHGTSHFLGLDVHDVGNKYRRFEPGMVFTCEPGIYIREEGLGIRLENNILITETGNIDLMANIPVEADEIEALMNA from the coding sequence ATGCGCTATTCGCCCATTGATAGCCAACTTTTCGTGCAAAATCGGCAGCGACTCACCCAACTGTTGCCCGGGAAGGCGATGGTGATCCTCAACGCCAACGACATTCTACCCACCAACGCCGACGGCACGCTGCCCTTTCGGCAAAGCAGCGACCTATTCTACCTGTCGGGGGTCGATCAGGAAGAATCGCGGCTGGTGCTGTTTCCCGAGCACCCCGACCCGAAATTTCGCGAAGTGCTGTTCCTGCGCGAAACCAGCGAACTGATCGAAATCTGGGAAGGCCACAAACTCACCAAAGCCGAGGCCGAAGCGACGTCGGGCATTCCGCAGAAACAGATTTACTGGAACACCCAGTTCGAGGCCATCTTCACGCAGATGGTCTTCGAGGCGCAGGTCGTTTTCCTGAATGCCAACGAGCATACCCGCAACGGCAACGAGGTAGAAACGCGGGAGGCCCGGTTTGTGGCCGATTTTAAACGCCAGTATCCGCTGCACACGCTCGCCCGGCTGGCGCCGCTGATGCATCAGCTGCGGGCCATCAAACTGCCGCAGGAGGTGGCCTTGTTGCAGCAGGCAATCGACATCACCGACGGTATGTTCCGCCGACTGCTTGGCTTTGTGAAACCCGGCGTCTGGGAATACGAAATCGAAGCCGAGATGATGCACGAGTTTTTGCGAAATCGCTCGCGGGGGGCGGCTTATACGCCCATCATCGCGTCGGGTAAAAACGCCTGCGTGTTGCATTACATCGAAAACAATGCGCAGTGCCAGGCGGGCGAGGTGCTGCTGCTCGATCTGGGAGCGGAATACGCCAACTACAACGCCGACATGACCCGCTCCATTCCGGTAAGTGGCCGCTTCACGCCGCGGCAGCGGGCAGTATATGACGCCGTACTGCGTGTGATGCGGGCCGCCACGCAACTGCTCGTAACGGGCAATATCTGGGACAACTACCACCGCGAAGTAGGCAAAATCATGGAGTCGGAACTGATCGGCCTCGGTTTGCTCGACCGGCACGAGGTGGCGAAACAGGACCCCGACGCGCCGCTCTACAAGAAATACTTCATGCACGGCACCTCCCACTTCCTGGGTCTCGACGTGCACGACGTGGGCAACAAGTACCGCCGCTTCGAGCCGGGTATGGTCTTCACCTGCGAACCGGGCATCTACATTCGGGAAGAAGGGCTGGGCATTCGGCTCGAAAACAATATCCTGATCACCGAAACGGGCAATATTGATCTGATGGCCAATATTCCCGTGGAGGCCGATGAGATCGAGGCGTTGATGAATGCCTGA
- a CDS encoding saccharopine dehydrogenase family protein, which yields MANVLIIGAGGVGSVVAHKCALNADVFTDITLASRTKAKCDKIAAEIESMHGVTIKTEQVDADVVADMVALIERVKPFLVINVALPYQDLPIMDACLATKTHYMDTANYEPKDVAKFEYSWQWAYKQRFEEAGIMALLGCGFDPGATQVFTAYAAKHQFDEMHYLDIIDCNAGNHGKAFATNFNPEINIREITQPGRYWENGEWIEIPAMSIHKPVVYPEIGPKESYVLYHEELESLVKNFPTLKRARFWMTFGQAYLTHLEVLQNVGMTRIDPVKFNGMDIVPLEFLKAVLPAPDTLGENYTGQTSIGCQIKGVKDGQEKTYYIWNNCDHAETYKEVRGQAVSYTTGVPAMIGAMLLIKGEWLKPGVWNCEELDPDPFIEQMNKQGLPVQDKILTEEIV from the coding sequence ATGGCCAATGTGCTAATAATTGGGGCGGGTGGTGTAGGTAGTGTCGTGGCGCACAAATGTGCCCTGAATGCCGATGTCTTCACCGACATAACCCTTGCCAGCCGCACGAAAGCGAAGTGTGACAAGATCGCTGCCGAAATCGAGTCGATGCACGGCGTTACCATCAAAACGGAGCAGGTCGATGCCGATGTGGTGGCCGACATGGTGGCTCTGATCGAGCGGGTAAAGCCGTTTCTGGTGATTAACGTCGCGTTGCCCTACCAGGATCTGCCGATCATGGACGCCTGTCTGGCGACCAAAACGCACTACATGGATACGGCCAACTACGAGCCGAAAGACGTTGCCAAGTTTGAATACAGTTGGCAGTGGGCCTACAAGCAGCGTTTTGAGGAGGCGGGCATCATGGCCCTGCTCGGCTGTGGATTCGACCCCGGCGCCACGCAGGTGTTTACGGCCTACGCGGCCAAGCATCAGTTCGATGAAATGCATTACCTCGACATCATCGACTGTAACGCGGGTAACCACGGCAAGGCGTTTGCCACCAACTTCAACCCCGAAATCAACATCCGTGAGATTACGCAGCCGGGGCGCTACTGGGAAAACGGCGAGTGGATCGAGATTCCAGCGATGAGCATTCACAAGCCGGTCGTCTACCCCGAAATCGGTCCCAAGGAGTCGTACGTGCTGTACCACGAAGAATTGGAGTCGCTGGTGAAGAACTTCCCGACGCTGAAACGGGCCCGGTTCTGGATGACCTTCGGGCAGGCGTACCTAACGCACCTCGAGGTGCTTCAGAACGTGGGCATGACCCGCATCGACCCGGTGAAATTCAACGGGATGGACATTGTGCCGCTGGAATTCCTCAAAGCGGTGCTGCCCGCGCCCGATACGCTCGGCGAAAACTACACGGGTCAAACCAGCATTGGCTGCCAGATCAAGGGCGTGAAAGACGGGCAGGAAAAAACCTATTATATCTGGAACAACTGCGACCATGCCGAGACCTACAAAGAGGTACGCGGGCAGGCCGTCAGCTATACCACCGGCGTACCGGCCATGATTGGGGCCATGCTGCTGATCAAAGGCGAGTGGCTCAAACCGGGCGTCTGGAACTGCGAAGAGCTCGATCCCGATCCGTTCATCGAGCAGATGAACAAGCAGGGCCTGCCGGTTCAGGACAAAATCTTGACCGAGGAAATCGTCTAG
- a CDS encoding alpha/beta hydrolase has protein sequence MKHFIVIFILLTSQAIAQAPQLYNHVANDVHLIHSRVLNQDRQVYINVPKLDSVDSGKALPVLYLLDGENHFHILSAYIEYLRHWQVIPPILVVGIVSLDRIKDLTPITSLIDFDGKVSSKYKTSGGNEQFFDFIQQELMPYIEANYKTSSFKLFAGHSLGGLTVINCMLTRPDMFNAYIAISPSVWFGNKYIVSVAEQKLPKLPMRDKKFFYSVGNEDGHFRNDLLILDKLVKQSRLKTFEHKYKYYPYEDHMTEPIPAYYDAIRFVYKNWKNDMKK, from the coding sequence ATGAAGCATTTCATAGTGATCTTTATACTTCTCACATCACAGGCAATAGCCCAAGCACCACAGTTGTATAATCATGTCGCCAACGACGTGCATTTAATACATTCCCGGGTATTAAATCAAGATCGCCAAGTATACATTAATGTTCCAAAACTCGATTCTGTAGATAGTGGCAAGGCATTACCCGTTTTATATCTCTTAGATGGGGAGAATCATTTTCACATTCTTTCTGCATATATCGAGTATTTAAGGCATTGGCAGGTTATTCCTCCAATACTAGTAGTAGGCATTGTCAGTTTGGATCGAATAAAAGACCTTACACCCATTACTAGTTTAATCGACTTTGACGGTAAAGTGTCTTCTAAGTATAAGACTTCCGGCGGCAATGAGCAGTTTTTTGACTTTATTCAACAGGAATTGATGCCTTACATAGAGGCTAATTATAAAACAAGTTCTTTCAAACTATTCGCCGGACATTCACTCGGTGGTCTTACCGTTATTAATTGCATGCTTACGCGTCCTGATATGTTCAATGCATATATTGCAATAAGCCCTTCGGTATGGTTTGGTAATAAATATATTGTATCAGTGGCAGAACAAAAACTACCAAAACTGCCAATGAGAGACAAAAAATTTTTCTATAGCGTAGGGAATGAAGATGGTCATTTTCGAAATGATTTGCTAATACTTGATAAACTAGTTAAACAGAGTAGGTTGAAAACCTTTGAACACAAGTATAAATATTATCCTTACGAAGACCACATGACAGAGCCAATTCCGGCCTATTATGATGCGATACGGTTTGTCTATAAGAATTGGAAAAACGATATGAAAAAGTGA
- the murI gene encoding glutamate racemase, producing MSNQPIGIFDSGYGGLTVMREIVNALPQYDYVYLGDNARTPYGTRSFETVYAYTLECVRHLFERGCRLVILACNTASAKALRNIQQLDLPRLFPGKRPGDLPTRRVLGVIRPTAEVIGGYSVAGHVGVLATSGTVTSESYLVEIEHFFPRLNVAQEACPMWVPLIENGEHTHPGADYFVYQHLDRLLTRDPYIDTILLACTHYPLLIDKIKAVLPTRIRLVSQGPIVAASLADYLLRHPDLAAQCSQTGTRQFLTTDSPTDFSRQASTFWGEPVEAEKVAF from the coding sequence TTGAGTAATCAACCCATCGGCATCTTTGATTCGGGCTATGGCGGGCTGACCGTGATGCGTGAAATCGTGAATGCCCTTCCTCAGTACGACTACGTCTATCTGGGCGACAACGCCCGCACGCCCTACGGCACCCGTTCGTTCGAGACGGTGTATGCCTACACGCTGGAATGTGTGCGCCATCTGTTCGAACGCGGTTGTCGTCTGGTGATTCTGGCCTGCAACACGGCTTCGGCCAAGGCGCTACGCAACATTCAGCAACTCGACCTGCCCCGGCTTTTCCCCGGCAAGCGACCGGGTGATCTACCTACGCGGCGAGTGCTGGGCGTAATCAGGCCTACGGCAGAGGTAATCGGGGGCTATTCGGTGGCAGGCCACGTGGGTGTATTGGCTACCAGCGGCACCGTCACATCGGAGTCGTATCTGGTGGAAATCGAGCATTTCTTCCCGCGCCTGAACGTAGCGCAGGAGGCCTGCCCCATGTGGGTGCCGCTCATCGAAAATGGCGAACATACGCACCCCGGTGCTGATTATTTTGTCTACCAGCACCTCGACCGGCTGCTCACCCGCGACCCGTATATCGATACCATCCTGCTGGCCTGCACGCACTACCCGCTGCTGATCGACAAGATTAAGGCCGTGTTGCCGACCCGTATCCGACTGGTGAGTCAGGGGCCAATCGTGGCGGCTAGCCTGGCTGATTACCTGCTGCGTCATCCCGATTTAGCGGCGCAGTGTAGCCAAACCGGCACCCGCCAGTTTCTAACCACCGATT
- a CDS encoding SDR family NAD(P)-dependent oxidoreductase: protein MTFLHQTALITGAAQGIGFAMARELARQGANVLLNDFDAELAQQAAATIRQEGGVCEALPGDASDVAFIRQLVDTAVGTFGRLDIAIANAGITVFGDLFTTTPDAYQKIVDLNLRGSFFLVQTAATQMRAQGKNEAGIAGRLLLLSSVVGQLGHPGLPVYSMTKAGLQMLARQAVIDLSPEGITINAVAPGATLTERTTDDPTYIPIWSRITPMGRPATVEDITAAALFLLSPAASHITGQTLTIDGGWTAVGIPPV from the coding sequence ATGACCTTTCTTCACCAAACCGCCCTTATCACGGGTGCCGCGCAGGGTATCGGCTTTGCTATGGCCCGCGAACTGGCCCGGCAGGGCGCCAACGTGCTGCTGAATGATTTTGATGCTGAACTGGCCCAACAGGCAGCAGCGACGATCCGGCAGGAAGGTGGCGTTTGTGAAGCGCTGCCCGGCGATGCATCCGACGTGGCCTTTATCCGGCAGTTGGTCGATACAGCCGTGGGTACGTTCGGGCGGCTCGACATCGCCATTGCCAACGCGGGGATCACGGTCTTTGGCGATCTGTTCACGACTACGCCCGACGCTTACCAGAAAATCGTCGATTTGAACCTGCGGGGGAGTTTCTTTTTGGTGCAGACAGCGGCCACTCAAATGCGGGCGCAGGGCAAAAACGAAGCGGGTATCGCGGGTCGGCTGTTGCTGCTGTCGTCGGTGGTAGGGCAGTTGGGGCATCCGGGGCTACCCGTTTACAGCATGACCAAGGCAGGCTTACAGATGCTCGCCCGGCAGGCCGTCATCGACCTGTCGCCAGAAGGCATCACCATCAACGCCGTAGCACCCGGCGCCACCCTCACCGAGCGCACCACCGACGACCCCACGTACATTCCGATCTGGTCGCGGATTACGCCGATGGGTCGCCCGGCGACGGTCGAGGACATTACCGCCGCAGCGCTCTTTCTGCTCTCACCCGCCGCCAGCCACATCACCGGCCAAACGCTCACCATCGATGGGGGCTGGACAGCCGTGGGCATCCCGCCGGTGTAG
- a CDS encoding S8 family serine peptidase, whose translation MRHLLLLALILSATLVAAQPAYWILLTDKDPSATPALSAQALANRQALQLPVDDTDKPVSGTYVRQLQALGIAPKSQSRWLNAVSARLTEAQREQVKRLAFVREVHSIDPAIVITSLPDVPSLSQPQLAPVMGQIQSQAFAQENLTGRFVQIGVIDAGFFAADSAAVLKPIAQRGGFRQVRDYVNRAKSKDNLFRTLDTYSDTHGTEVLAAIAGYDPVGNLQLGLGYDATFYLARTDAGNREFRGEEDNWVQAMEWLDSLGVRLINTSLGYARGFSNPQENYETFQMDGHTSLISRAAQMAVDKKGMLIIVSAGNEGDDRSWRIISTPADAEGVLAVGATNARLWNRIGYSSIGPEPLPYLKPNVACFSLYGTSLSAPVITGFAACLMQANPKLSSRKIKEIIEKSAHLYPYGNNYVGYGVPQASRALALVRGQEPPQTAREVRAKGKQFALTLDQPETAVSIFRKKDATHVLQQDVVRPAKNQLIIRRQPNEARTTIDLKREVVEVIWE comes from the coding sequence ATGCGTCATCTGCTGCTTCTTGCCCTTATTCTTTCGGCCACGTTGGTGGCGGCTCAACCGGCTTACTGGATTCTGCTGACCGACAAAGACCCATCGGCAACGCCCGCCCTGTCGGCGCAGGCTCTGGCCAACCGCCAGGCGCTCCAGCTGCCGGTCGACGACACCGACAAACCGGTTTCAGGTACGTATGTGCGGCAGTTACAGGCCCTGGGCATTGCGCCGAAAAGCCAGTCGCGCTGGCTCAACGCGGTGTCGGCCCGGCTGACCGAGGCCCAACGTGAGCAGGTCAAACGGCTGGCTTTCGTGCGTGAGGTGCACTCCATCGACCCCGCCATCGTGATCACGAGCCTGCCCGACGTACCCAGCCTGAGCCAGCCCCAATTGGCCCCGGTGATGGGGCAGATTCAGTCGCAGGCGTTTGCGCAGGAAAACCTCACGGGGCGTTTTGTGCAGATCGGCGTGATCGACGCGGGCTTTTTTGCGGCCGACTCAGCGGCGGTGCTGAAGCCCATCGCCCAGCGGGGCGGCTTCCGGCAGGTACGTGATTACGTGAACCGGGCCAAATCGAAAGACAACCTCTTCCGCACCCTCGACACGTATTCCGACACGCACGGCACCGAAGTGCTGGCGGCCATCGCGGGGTATGATCCCGTTGGGAATCTGCAACTGGGCTTGGGCTACGACGCTACGTTTTACCTGGCCCGCACCGACGCTGGCAACCGGGAGTTTCGGGGCGAAGAAGACAACTGGGTGCAGGCAATGGAATGGCTCGACAGCCTGGGCGTGCGACTGATCAACACCTCGCTGGGCTACGCACGAGGCTTTTCCAATCCGCAGGAGAACTACGAAACGTTCCAGATGGATGGCCATACCAGCCTGATTAGCCGCGCCGCGCAGATGGCTGTCGACAAGAAGGGTATGCTCATCATCGTGTCGGCGGGCAACGAGGGCGACGACCGCAGCTGGCGGATCATCAGCACCCCGGCCGATGCCGAGGGCGTACTGGCCGTGGGGGCTACCAACGCGCGCCTTTGGAACCGCATCGGCTATAGCAGCATCGGGCCGGAGCCACTCCCCTACCTGAAACCTAATGTCGCGTGCTTCTCACTCTACGGCACGTCGCTGTCGGCCCCGGTGATTACGGGTTTTGCCGCCTGCCTGATGCAGGCCAACCCGAAGCTGTCGAGTCGAAAAATCAAGGAGATCATCGAAAAATCGGCGCACCTCTACCCCTACGGCAACAATTACGTGGGGTACGGCGTCCCGCAGGCGAGCCGCGCGCTGGCGTTGGTACGCGGGCAGGAACCACCCCAGACCGCCCGCGAGGTACGTGCCAAAGGCAAGCAATTTGCCCTGACGCTCGATCAGCCCGAAACGGCCGTGTCGATTTTTCGGAAGAAAGACGCCACGCACGTCTTGCAGCAGGACGTGGTACGCCCCGCCAAAAACCAGCTTATCATCCGCCGACAACCCAACGAAGCCCGCACCACCATCGATTTGAAGCGAGAAGTGGTTGAGGTGATCTGGGAATAG
- a CDS encoding TetR/AcrR family transcriptional regulator, with product MKQVKRRNRAMTMERILRAMGDVMAEKGTKKAGINAVAEKAGVNKVLIYRYFGGWNGLLEAYVQRGFFLSMFNDRFIDTVPSNPAPEERSKIWSEYVIKLAREFRSRKSSQELIRWEMQNGETELARRLSTFRNESYKKIVDKLAPFPAYDPAALTAIVLGGVTYMTLVSSNRTKILDLDMTTEEGWDRVETAVRRIFNSLSMALESKEAVAK from the coding sequence ATGAAGCAAGTAAAAAGACGTAACCGGGCTATGACCATGGAGCGCATCCTGCGCGCTATGGGTGACGTTATGGCCGAAAAGGGTACCAAGAAGGCAGGCATCAACGCCGTAGCCGAAAAGGCAGGAGTTAACAAAGTACTCATTTACCGCTACTTTGGTGGCTGGAATGGGCTGCTGGAAGCCTACGTGCAGCGGGGCTTCTTCCTGTCGATGTTCAACGACCGGTTTATCGACACGGTGCCCTCCAACCCGGCGCCTGAAGAGCGCAGCAAAATCTGGTCGGAGTATGTCATCAAACTGGCCCGCGAATTCCGCAGCCGCAAATCATCGCAGGAGCTGATCCGCTGGGAAATGCAGAACGGCGAAACCGAACTGGCCCGCCGCCTGTCGACGTTCCGCAACGAGTCGTACAAGAAGATTGTCGACAAACTGGCACCGTTCCCGGCCTACGATCCGGCTGCCTTGACGGCTATCGTGCTGGGCGGGGTAACGTATATGACCCTCGTTAGCAGTAACCGCACCAAAATTCTTGACCTCGACATGACGACCGAGGAGGGCTGGGATCGCGTTGAAACGGCCGTTCGCCGCATTTTCAACAGCCTGAGCATGGCCCTTGAAAGCAAAGAAGCCGTTGCCAAGTAA
- a CDS encoding IlvD/Edd family dehydratase — MRSQEWFGRTGKDGFIYRAWMKNQGFPHHEFEGKPVIGICNTWSELTPCNAHFRELAEAVKRGVWEAGGFPLEFPVMSLGECQIKPTAMLFRNLASMDVEESIRGNSIDGVILLCGCDKTTPSLVMGACSVDIPTLVVSGGPMLAGRFQGKKIGTSDLWRFAEEYKMGNMSQAEFIAAEAAMARSQGHCAVMGTASTMAAMVESLGLALPDNATIPAADSRRKVLAHMTGVRAVELVREGVTPSKILTRQAFENAIMVNAALGGSTNFILHLTAIAGRIGVDLSLDDFDTLSAKIPMLTNLQPSGEHFVEDLFYAGGLPAVIRELLPLLHRDALTVNGKTLGENCADARCYDPAVIGTLENPVKPDSGIAVLRGNLCPNGAVLKPSAATPALMQHTGRAVVFENIDDYKARIDDPNLDVDPDCVLVLKNVGPRGYPGMPEVGNMTLPAKILAQGVHDMVRISDGRMSGTGFGTVVLHVSPESAVGGNLAFVQNGDLITLDVPNRSLHLHVSDEELALRLAKFTPLELGYDRGYVNLFIRHVTQAHEGVDFDFLRGGSGSVVKRDSH, encoded by the coding sequence ATGCGTTCACAAGAATGGTTTGGCCGTACGGGTAAAGACGGCTTCATTTACCGGGCCTGGATGAAAAACCAAGGCTTCCCCCACCACGAATTTGAAGGCAAGCCCGTCATTGGCATCTGCAATACCTGGTCGGAACTGACCCCCTGCAACGCGCACTTCCGCGAGTTGGCCGAGGCCGTGAAGCGGGGCGTCTGGGAGGCTGGGGGCTTCCCGCTCGAATTTCCGGTCATGTCGCTGGGCGAGTGCCAGATCAAGCCCACCGCCATGCTGTTCCGTAACCTCGCCAGCATGGATGTGGAAGAGAGCATCCGGGGCAACTCGATCGACGGCGTGATCCTGCTCTGCGGCTGCGATAAAACCACCCCCTCGCTGGTGATGGGCGCCTGCTCGGTCGATATTCCCACGCTGGTGGTGTCGGGCGGTCCAATGCTGGCCGGGCGGTTTCAGGGCAAAAAGATAGGTACGTCGGACCTGTGGCGCTTTGCCGAAGAGTACAAGATGGGCAACATGTCGCAGGCCGAGTTTATTGCGGCCGAAGCGGCCATGGCCCGCTCGCAGGGGCACTGCGCCGTGATGGGTACCGCCTCCACGATGGCCGCGATGGTCGAAAGCCTCGGTCTGGCGCTGCCCGACAACGCCACCATCCCCGCCGCCGACTCGCGCCGCAAGGTGCTGGCCCATATGACGGGCGTACGGGCGGTGGAGCTAGTGCGGGAAGGCGTTACACCGTCCAAAATTCTGACCCGGCAGGCCTTCGAGAATGCGATCATGGTCAACGCCGCGCTGGGCGGATCGACCAATTTCATTCTGCACCTGACTGCCATTGCCGGGCGCATCGGCGTGGACCTGTCGCTCGATGATTTCGACACGCTGTCGGCCAAAATTCCGATGCTGACCAACCTGCAACCGTCGGGTGAACATTTCGTCGAAGACCTGTTCTACGCCGGTGGCCTGCCTGCCGTCATTCGCGAACTGCTGCCCCTGCTGCACCGCGACGCGCTGACCGTAAACGGAAAAACGCTGGGCGAAAACTGCGCCGACGCCCGATGCTATGATCCGGCCGTGATCGGCACGCTCGAGAATCCGGTGAAACCGGATTCGGGCATTGCCGTGCTGCGGGGAAACCTTTGCCCCAATGGCGCGGTGCTGAAGCCTTCGGCCGCCACACCCGCGCTGATGCAGCACACGGGCCGGGCGGTGGTCTTCGAGAACATCGACGATTACAAGGCCCGCATCGACGACCCCAACCTCGACGTGGACCCGGATTGTGTGCTGGTGCTGAAAAACGTGGGCCCACGTGGCTACCCCGGCATGCCCGAAGTCGGCAACATGACACTTCCCGCCAAAATTCTGGCGCAGGGCGTACACGACATGGTGCGCATCTCCGACGGACGTATGAGTGGTACGGGCTTCGGCACGGTGGTGCTGCACGTCTCGCCCGAATCGGCGGTGGGTGGCAATCTGGCCTTCGTCCAAAACGGCGATCTCATCACCCTCGACGTACCCAACCGGAGCCTGCACCTGCACGTGTCGGACGAGGAGCTGGCCCTGCGACTGGCCAAGTTCACCCCGCTCGAGCTGGGCTATGATCGTGGGTACGTTAACCTGTTCATCCGGCACGTGACGCAGGCGCACGAGGGCGTCGATTTCGATTTCCTGCGCGGGGGCTCTGGCAGCGTCGTCAAGCGCGATTCACATTGA
- a CDS encoding GyrI-like domain-containing protein, whose product MQPRIETIAAKTLVGMRLTMSLTHNRTSDLWRAFMPLRHQIANQLSTELISLQTYPAGYFDAFNPAVEFEKWALAEMSDVGNVPDKMQAFTLPGGLYAVFLDKGSSSDTRTIQYIFTTWLPASAYELDHRPHFEVLGANYKNADPHSEEEIWIPIRPKTMAIPI is encoded by the coding sequence ATGCAACCACGGATTGAAACAATTGCGGCCAAAACACTGGTCGGGATGCGGCTGACGATGTCATTGACACACAACCGGACGAGCGACCTGTGGCGGGCGTTTATGCCGCTTCGGCATCAGATCGCCAATCAGCTATCGACGGAGTTGATATCATTGCAAACGTACCCAGCGGGGTATTTCGACGCCTTCAATCCGGCTGTGGAGTTTGAAAAATGGGCCTTGGCTGAGATGTCGGATGTAGGTAACGTACCTGACAAAATGCAGGCGTTCACGCTGCCGGGTGGCTTGTATGCCGTGTTTTTAGACAAAGGCTCCAGCTCCGATACCCGCACTATCCAATACATCTTCACGACCTGGCTACCCGCCTCCGCTTATGAGCTAGACCACCGGCCTCACTTCGAGGTGCTGGGTGCCAATTACAAAAACGCCGATCCCCACTCGGAAGAAGAAATCTGGATTCCCATCCGGCCAAAGACCATGGCTATTCCGATTTAA